The sequence GCCTCAATGGACTCTATGACTTTTAAGGCATTTTCTCCATGCCTCATAATCACAATTCCAGATACTTGATCCCCTTCTCCATTCCAATCACCCACACCACGCCTAAGATCAGGACCATCCACTACCTTTGCCACTTGTGATAAATAAACGGGCGTACCTGAAGTGTTTGCACCCAGTGATATCTGTTCAATATCCTCTTTCGACTGAACATACCCCCTAACACGAATCATATACTCTGCACCACCAATCTCAAGAAGCCTAGCACCAATGTCATCATTGGATTTTCGAACCGTATCAATGACACGATCCATATCAATTCCAAAGATTTGCAGTTTGAGAGGATCGATTTGAATTTGGTATTGTTTTTTGAATCCTCCAACGCTCGCAACTTCTGCCACTCCAGGAATGGAGTTAAAAAGATATTTTAACTTAAAATCCTGGAATGATCGAATCTCAGCCAGATCCATTTTACCTGACTCATCAACTAATGCGTATTGATAAATCCAACCCACTCCTGTGGCATCAGGGCCTAAACTTAAATTAACACCGGCAGGAAGATTCGTCTGTAATTGTGATAAATATTCATTTACCCGAGACCTTGCCCAATATAAATCCGTCCCATCTTCAAAGATTACATAAACAAAAGAGTATCCAAAATCTGAAAACCCTCTGATCGCTTTGACTTTTGGTGCTCCTAATAATGATCTTACGATAGGATAAGTCACTTGGTCTTCAATGATATCAGGGCTTCTATCCCATTTTGAATAAATGATTACCTGTGTATCTGACATATCAGGCAAAGCATCCAAAGGAATATTTTTCATTGCAAATACGGATAAAATCACCAAAAAAACTGATACAAAAATAACTAAATACCGGTTGTTAGCTGAAAATTTAATGACTGTGTTGATCATTTTTATCTCCACCTAACTTTAGTTTTGATTCGGAATCCAAAAGAAAATTGGCTTTGGATACAATCTCATCGTTTTCTACAAGACCTTCTGTGACCTCTGCCCATTCTGAAGAGGCAAAACCCAACTTGATTTTTTTTGGAGAAAACTGGTTTGTTCCTGTTTTTAGATATACCAAGTCAGATTTACCTGTAGGGAAAATAGATTCCTTGGGGATTCTTAATACATTCATCTTCTGGATTCCGAAAATGCCTTGCACATACATTTGAGGTTTCAACTGATGATTGGGATCTAATACTTCGCACCAAACTGACAAAGTTCTTGTTTCCTGGTTAATTAGATTCCCTAAGGCAACGATTTTTGCTTTGGTAGGGAAATTCGCTTCAGTTGCATTGGATATATCAACTAGTTTCCCCATTTTTAAATGATCTACATCATTTTCATAGACTTGGAATACCAGTAAGGCAGTATTTCCAAATCTACCCGTCAGAAACAAATTCGAATTTTTAGAAAGGACATATCGTATCTGGATATCACTTAAACCAAGTTTGGCGAATTTTAGAAAGATCCCTTCCCGAATTACTTTCCCCCATTCATTCTCAGATCCAATGGATTTATATTCATTAACAGTTGAAAAAATTTCCGGATCAAATGCAACCTGGCCACTTAAATTGATATTTTTAATGATATCCCCTTTGGTGACAGAGATTGTATCCAAATTCATTAACGTCTGCTGACCTG comes from Leptospira bandrabouensis and encodes:
- a CDS encoding heavy metal-binding domain-containing protein; this translates as MNRIVITGLVFIFFVISCVKEDHKHKEIYTCPMHPQIEMDHPGECPICGMQLVKKENPMIEPNHTTHSEEVSQGLNLSAGQQTLMNLDTISVTKGDIIKNINLSGQVAFDPEIFSTVNEYKSIGSENEWGKVIREGIFLKFAKLGLSDIQIRYVLSKNSNLFLTGRFGNTALLVFQVYENDVDHLKMGKLVDISNATEANFPTKAKIVALGNLINQETRTLSVWCEVLDPNHQLKPQMYVQGIFGIQKMNVLRIPKESIFPTGKSDLVYLKTGTNQFSPKKIKLGFASSEWAEVTEGLVENDEIVSKANFLLDSESKLKLGGDKNDQHSH
- a CDS encoding efflux RND transporter permease subunit translates to MINTVIKFSANNRYLVIFVSVFLVILSVFAMKNIPLDALPDMSDTQVIIYSKWDRSPDIIEDQVTYPIVRSLLGAPKVKAIRGFSDFGYSFVYVIFEDGTDLYWARSRVNEYLSQLQTNLPAGVNLSLGPDATGVGWIYQYALVDESGKMDLAEIRSFQDFKLKYLFNSIPGVAEVASVGGFKKQYQIQIDPLKLQIFGIDMDRVIDTVRKSNDDIGARLLEIGGAEYMIRVRGYVQSKEDIEQISLGANTSGTPVYLSQVAKVVDGPDLRRGVGDWNGEGDQVSGIVIMRHGENALKVIESIEAKIKSMEPSLPKGLKIVPVYDRSILIKETIQLLKEKLTEEIIVVSLIILVFLWHIPSAIVPILTIPIAVILSFLPMYLADIGSNLMSLAGIALSIGVLVDGAIVEVENAYKKLEEWESSGRVGDFHAIRLEALLEVGPSVFFSLLIIAVAFFPIFTLVDQEGKLFRPLAISKNLTMAIAALLAITLDPAFRMLFTRMDPFT